One region of Ascaphus truei isolate aAscTru1 unplaced genomic scaffold, aAscTru1.hap1 HAP1_SCAFFOLD_1701, whole genome shotgun sequence genomic DNA includes:
- the LOC142476754 gene encoding uncharacterized protein LOC142476754: MPEENPWESLESKEKLTEYKEMVSEKSRQEALEREEEHKWRHDNSDGVQKAEEEEKGGRRQNEVGQGEAAVMPEEENPGESLESKEKLTEYKEMVSENSRQEALEREEEHKWRHDNSDGVQKAEEEEKGGRRQNEVGQGEAAVMPEEENPRESLESKEKLTEYKEMVSEKSRQEALEREEEHKWRHDNSDGVQKAEEEEKGGRRQNEVGQGEAAVMPEEENPGESLESKEKLTEYKEMVSENSRQEALEREEEHKWSHDNSDGVQKAEEEEKGGRRQNEVGQGEAAVMPEEENPRESLESKEKLTEYKEMVSEKSRQEALEREEEHKWRHDNSDGVQKAEEEEKGGRRQNEVGQGEAAVMPEEENPGESLESKEKLTEYKEMVSEKSRQEALEREEEHKWRHDNSDGVQKAEEEEKGGRRQNEVGQGEAEVMPEKENPGESLESKEKLTEYKEMVSEKSRQEALEREEEHKWRHDNSDGVQKAEEEEKGGRRQNEVGQGEAEVMPAKENPGESLESKEKLTE; this comes from the exons atgcccgaggagAATCCatgggagagcctagagagcaaggagaagctgacaga gtacaaggagatggtgtctgagaagagcagacaggaagcccttgaacgagaagaggagcataaatggagacatgacaactccgatggagtgcagaaggcagaagaagaggagaaaggagggagaaggcagaatgaggtggggcagggggaagcagcggtgatgcccgaggaggagaatccaggggagagcctagagagcaaggagaagctgacaga gtacaaggagatggtgtctgagaatagcagacaggaagcccttgaacgagaagaggagcataaatggagacatgacaactccgatggagtgcagaaggcagaagaagaggagaaaggagggagaaggcagaatgaggtggggcagggggaagcagcggtgatgcccgaggaggagaatccaagggagagcctagagagcaaggagaagctgacaga gtacaaggagatggtgtctgagaagagcagacaggaagcccttgaacgagaagaggagcataaatggagacatgacaactccgatggagtgcagaaggcagaagaagaggagaaaggagggagaaggcagaatgaggtggggcagggggaagcagcggtgatgcccgaggaggagaatccaggggagagcctagagagcaaggagaagctgacaga gtacaaggagatggtgtctgagaatagcagacaggaagcccttgaacgagaagaggagcataaatggagccatgacaactccgatggagtgcagaaggcagaagaagaggagaaaggagggagaaggcagaatgaggtggggcagggggaagcagcggtgatgcccgaggaggagaatccaagggagagcctagagagcaaggagaagctgacaga gtacaaggagatggtgtctgagaagagcagacaggaagcccttgaacgagaagaggagcataaatggagacatgacaactccgatggagtgcagaaggcagaagaagaggagaaaggagggagaaggcagaacgaggtggggcagggggaagcagcggtgatgcccgaggaggagaatccaggggagagcctagagagcaaggagaagctgacaga gtacaaggagatggtgtctgagaagagcagacaggaagcccttgaacgagaagaggagcataaatggagacatgacaactccgatggagtgcagaaggcagaagaagaggagaaaggagggagaaggcagaacgaggtggggcagggggaagcagaggtgatgcccgagaaggagaatccaggggagagcctagagagcaaggagaagctgacaga gtacaaggagatggtgtctgagaagagcagacaggaagcccttgaacgagaagaggagcataaatggagacatgacaactccgatggagtgcagaaggcagaagaagaggagaaaggagggagaaggcagaacgaggtggggcagggagaagcagaggtgatgcccgcgaaggagaatccaggggagagcctagagagcaaggagaagctgacagagtaa